The Sulfolobus islandicus Y.N.15.51 sequence AATATAAATAACAAGAGAGAAATATAGTATTATGGATTATAAGGAATGAAATGCAATTATATCTTTCAGTATAACGAGAGATTAAGCTTATATTGTAGGAGAAAATAACCAAATATAGAGAAAAACAGAATTTTCAACATAGTTCACACTACCTCGATCAACTCACGCGGTACAAGTTAGTGGGCGAGTTGGCTCTCGACTGATAAAAAGAATTTATCAAGGAGGTGGAGGGATCAAAAATTTTTTAAACGGAAGGGAAACCCGTAAACTGCTATTAGCTTAATAACGACACTCTCAAACATCACTGTACTAAATTCTATGAAGCTTAAATGTCCGAAAAAATTCCTAATAATTATTAAATTTAATTAGTATTTTTATTTATAAGAATTTATAAATATTTTTAAAAGGTTTATTCTCTCAAACGTCTAGGTAAAAGTAATGATTCCAGGTAAGAAATGTCTTTAAGTATTTTAGCAAATTTGCCTTCTACATAATTTTCCCCAAAGTCCCCAAAGAATTCATTTCTAATTCGGATTGTCGTAGCTAATCTTTTAGGCTTAAATTCTATTTCATTACCTAATATGTTCTTCATGACTACTCTTCCAGCAGCAACTGCAATATCTGCAGTCATTGGAATTTCCTTATCTTCAAATGTTACACAATCACCTGCGCCATAAACGTCATTATATTCAATTGACTTAAGATTTTTGTCTACGAGTAGTCTATGGTTTTTATTAGCATGTAAATTGCCTACTATTTGTGGTCCTTTTAAGCCTCCTGCGAAAATAGTTAATTCAGTTTTAATCTCACCATAACTTGTGACTACAGAATCTTTTTTGATTTCTATAGCTTCTACTCCTAACATTAGATTGACTCCTAACTCTCTTAATAGATCTTCAGCCTTTTTTGACGAGGCAGTGGACATAGTTGGTAGTAATCTATTTCTTCTTTGAACTAAAGTGATCTTCTTCCCCTTTATATTCCCAGCTAACTCTACACCAGTTGCACCTCCCCCTATGATAGTTATATCCTTAACTTCATTTAATCTTCTCTTTAACTCTATAGCATCTTCTAATGTTTCTATTTTGTGCGCATACTCTTTAGCTCCTTTTAATCGTGGAAGATTTTGATGATGACCTAAGCTTACTATAAGTTTATCATAAGTTAATTCCTTACTATTATCAAGTATAACTTTCTTATTTTTAAAATCAATTTTTTGCACATTTCCAAGTATAACTTTCTTATATTTTACTATAATATCTTCCAATTTCTTCATTCCGCATATAAAATCAATTATCCATGGCGTTAAAAGAAAATAGTCCTTTCTGTCGACTACTAAGGAATTTTCTTTATTTTGATTATAAGCTGAAACTCCTGCGAATCCTCCACCTAAGATAAGTATCATTTAAATACCCTCTAATTTCTCTCTAAATATTGAAAGAACGTATTCTCCAGCTTGCTTAAAAGTTAGTTTAGGTGGCATTGGTCTCTCATTTGGATCTACTATTGCATCTAAAAGTGCCTGTCCTTTAGTGTTTAGAAAATCTTCTATTATTTCCTCAGCCTCTTTTGGCTCTTCTAATCTAAATCCTTTAAATCCAATAGATTCAGCTATCTTTGTGAAATCTGGGTTATATAAATCGACTCCCCATTCTGGGTACCCCATTACTTCTTGTTCAAATTTTATCATTCCTAATTTAGAATTATTATAAACGATTATTTTAACTGGAAGATCATATTTCTTAGCAGTTATCATTTCCATCATAGTCATAGTAAAACCTCCATCTCCTACAAAAGAAATAACTTGTCTTTTATTTTCTACAGCAAAAGAAGCTCCTACACTTCCTGGGACTCCAATGCCCATTGAACCTAGCCAAGCAGAAAATATAAAGGTTTGCTCTCCTGAAGCTCTAAAGTGTCTAGCAGTCCACATAGTTACATTTCCAGTATCAGTAACTATTACTGCGTCTTTCTTGCACTTCTGGGAAACTATATAAGCTACTCTCTGAGGTTTCATTGGTTTATCTAAACTATTCTCCTGCTTACTTATAGAATCTAGCCAATCTTCCTTCTTTCCTTTTAACTCTTCATAGTATTTATCTGATTTCTCTTCGATATCTATATTTAGGAACTCAGCAACTGGAATCGGATAAGAGAGATTAACATCTAACCTCTTACCTATATTAGAATTATCTATATCAACCTGTATCACTTTGGCACTCTTATTTAGAAAATTAACGTAAGGAAATGATGCGCCTAACATTATTAATAAATCAGCCTTATCCATCGCCTCTATGGAAGGCTTAGTTCCTAAAAGACCTATTCCGCCCATAACTTTAGGATCTAAATCTGGTAAAATCCCCTTACCATTTAATGTATATATTATTGGTGCTCCTATTTTTTCAGCAAACCTATTTATCTCTTTACCTAGGCCTCTAGTCCCTCCTCCAATTAGTAAAACTGGTTTCTCACTTTCTTTGATTAATTCCTTAGCTCTAGAAAAATCTATCGAATATTTAACTTTACCTACTTCAGTATTCTTGCTACCCTTATATTCTGAGGACTTTCTGAGAATATCTACTGGTAAATTTATGTGAGCTACTCCCCTTTTGGAAATAGCCTCTCTTATAGCCCTCCTTATTATATATTCCGCGTTTTCTGGGTTAATTAAAATTTGATTATATACTGCCACATCATCAAATAACTTAGTTAGGTTAACTTCTTGAAAATAATCGTGACCTATCATATCTGACTCTACTTGTCCAGTTAGCGCTATTACTGGAGCATGATCCATTTTTGCATCGTATAATCCATTTAATAAATGGATTGATCCAGGACCAGAAGTACCCATACATGCTGAAGGCTTACCAGTTATTTTCGCTTCGACCGAGGCAGCTAAAGCTGCACCTTCTTCATGTCTTACTTGTACGTATTTTACTTTAGATTTTCTTATCGCGTCAACTAAAGGGTCAATGGAATCTCCAGGAATTCCATATATTCTTTGAATTCCATTATCTTCTAATACTCTTATTATTACTTCTGCAACTGATGGCATAATATATATATATTTTACTTATTCCTTTATAGTCTTTTTTATAATAGCCGCAACTGGCTTATAACTTCTCTTAATGCAAAATATAGAAAAATATTTGGAAAAACTCGTACTATTGTGAGATGAAACTTGCTAACAGATAATAAACAAAATTTAAGAAAACATTCTATTCTATCACCTTCCTCAAGTCCATCGTGAAACTTGCCAACGTGTAATTGCCTTGAGAATCCATCCTCAATACAAGAGTGTAATCCGAGTTATGTTAACTCAACGCTTCAAATCCTTCCAACTCAATGGGATTCAAATCGGAAGAATAGGGAGGCAAGAAAAGCAAGTAAAGCCTAGAAGCAGTAACGAGAACATGAGAAGCTCTGTGAAAACTAGCAATATCAAAATGATATTACTGGAATTCCTAACCCTAAGCAAGTAAAGAAAATTAATGAAAACCCTAAGAACATTGAGTGCGGAGATAAGTGTCAATATTAAGCTATAAATTATGTCACAAAGGTAATCCGTTATAGAGTATAACGTTACCTATGCCCTTCTAAGCTCACGTACTCATTTGTAGCTTAATAACGATACTCTCACCGCACTCAATAATGTTAAAGAAAGACTTTTTAAAGCCAATTTTGTCATTTATACGAGGTTTCCGATCTCAATTAATGAGTGATCTCCTTAAAGTCGTAGTTAATAGTTCCAAGTGAACCATAAAGCTCTATACTAGTTTATTTCATGCGAATAACTCATGGGCAAACTCGTTCATCCTTCTACACATCTTAGGATAACCCAACATATACCATGGTGCTAGGAACCTGCACATCTTTAGTATTTTCAGCATCTGATCTAGGTGAAGTTCAAGGGCTGAAGAGTTTACTTCAATCAAGCATGTTAACCTATATATGCTTATGATTGATAAGTACATATCGTGAAACCCAATGAGACCTGAATCCCAGATTTTCAAACTCCTAAAAATGTTGAACGACGTAACTGACTATCCTCTTTCTCTTACTTCTAATATAATTTTTTATTTAAACAAAGACTATAACTATCAGATGTTCTAATTGGTCTTTACTGATAAGTGATGAATGCACGTCAGGGAGAACATTATATAACATCTATTTATTCTCTCCATTTCTATATCCTCAATCTTCCTTTATCCAATAAGATCAGTTTATATTTCTTATTTAAAATATTTACAGAATTATCTCATATCACATTATATCAAATGAAAACATGCTTAAGCTAGACTAAATAAGTTAATATCTTTTAATTGTTCTCTCCTACTTTAGAAAACTATTTATTAATTGAACGATAAAATATAATTATATACTATTGAAGGTCACTCTGATATAATAAAGTTTTCACGTAACTGAAACTAGCCTAGAAAACTGCACTACCTTAAATTATTAACCTCCCTCATATACCCTAGATTAAC is a genomic window containing:
- a CDS encoding NAD(P)/FAD-dependent oxidoreductase, coding for MILILGGGFAGVSAYNQNKENSLVVDRKDYFLLTPWIIDFICGMKKLEDIIVKYKKVILGNVQKIDFKNKKVILDNSKELTYDKLIVSLGHHQNLPRLKGAKEYAHKIETLEDAIELKRRLNEVKDITIIGGGATGVELAGNIKGKKITLVQRRNRLLPTMSTASSKKAEDLLRELGVNLMLGVEAIEIKKDSVVTSYGEIKTELTIFAGGLKGPQIVGNLHANKNHRLLVDKNLKSIEYNDVYGAGDCVTFEDKEIPMTADIAVAAGRVVMKNILGNEIEFKPKRLATTIRIRNEFFGDFGENYVEGKFAKILKDISYLESLLLPRRLRE
- a CDS encoding pyruvate oxidase — encoded protein: MPSVAEVIIRVLEDNGIQRIYGIPGDSIDPLVDAIRKSKVKYVQVRHEEGAALAASVEAKITGKPSACMGTSGPGSIHLLNGLYDAKMDHAPVIALTGQVESDMIGHDYFQEVNLTKLFDDVAVYNQILINPENAEYIIRRAIREAISKRGVAHINLPVDILRKSSEYKGSKNTEVGKVKYSIDFSRAKELIKESEKPVLLIGGGTRGLGKEINRFAEKIGAPIIYTLNGKGILPDLDPKVMGGIGLLGTKPSIEAMDKADLLIMLGASFPYVNFLNKSAKVIQVDIDNSNIGKRLDVNLSYPIPVAEFLNIDIEEKSDKYYEELKGKKEDWLDSISKQENSLDKPMKPQRVAYIVSQKCKKDAVIVTDTGNVTMWTARHFRASGEQTFIFSAWLGSMGIGVPGSVGASFAVENKRQVISFVGDGGFTMTMMEMITAKKYDLPVKIIVYNNSKLGMIKFEQEVMGYPEWGVDLYNPDFTKIAESIGFKGFRLEEPKEAEEIIEDFLNTKGQALLDAIVDPNERPMPPKLTFKQAGEYVLSIFREKLEGI